The following proteins come from a genomic window of Microbacterium sulfonylureivorans:
- a CDS encoding GuaB1 family IMP dehydrogenase-related protein has product MEFYGDQPDVDLTYSDVFLVPRRSSITSRLDVDLSPGDGTTATVPLVSANMNSVTGARLAATLARRGGLGVLPQDMPLQELDATIRWVKSQPVPWDTPLVLPPEATVADALRLLPATDGHGIVVADASSGHVDVDDILGVVPAQRLGTALPDARLGDLARGRAASVDAVDIESARHAFDVIVAAGAETVCVVDHGHLVGTLSRRSALRSTLYRPAVDASGRLIVAAAIGINGDIAAKAQALAAAGVDVLVVDTAHGHQEGMLRALRAVADLGLGIPIAAGNIVTAEGVHDLVTAGADILKVGVGPGAMCTTRMMTAVGRPQFSAVLETAEAARLMGAHVWADGGVRYPRDVALALAAGAASVMIGSWFAGTIEAPGELQTDASGRVYKESWGMASTKAVHERFGRLDPYELARKELFAEGISSSKIYLDPLRPGLEDLLDMITSGVRSSFTYAGASTVAEFHDRARVGLQSAAGYEEGKALPVSW; this is encoded by the coding sequence ATGGAGTTCTACGGCGACCAGCCTGACGTCGACCTGACGTATTCGGATGTCTTCCTCGTTCCCCGGCGATCGTCGATCACCAGTCGCCTCGACGTCGACCTGTCTCCGGGCGACGGCACGACCGCGACGGTCCCACTCGTCTCGGCGAACATGAACTCGGTCACCGGCGCGCGGCTGGCGGCGACGCTCGCACGTCGCGGCGGTCTCGGCGTGCTGCCCCAGGACATGCCGCTGCAGGAGCTCGACGCCACCATCCGGTGGGTGAAGTCGCAGCCCGTGCCGTGGGACACGCCGCTCGTCCTTCCGCCCGAGGCGACCGTCGCCGACGCCCTCCGGCTGCTTCCGGCCACCGACGGCCATGGCATCGTGGTGGCGGATGCCTCGTCCGGCCATGTCGATGTCGACGACATCCTCGGCGTCGTGCCCGCGCAGCGGCTCGGCACGGCCCTGCCGGACGCGCGTCTGGGCGACCTCGCGCGCGGGCGTGCGGCATCCGTCGACGCGGTCGACATCGAGAGCGCGCGCCATGCGTTCGACGTCATCGTCGCCGCCGGGGCCGAGACCGTGTGCGTGGTCGACCACGGGCACCTCGTCGGAACCCTCTCGCGCCGGAGCGCCCTGCGCTCCACCCTCTACCGGCCCGCGGTCGACGCCTCGGGCCGTCTGATCGTCGCCGCCGCCATCGGCATCAACGGCGACATCGCCGCGAAGGCGCAGGCGCTCGCCGCGGCAGGCGTCGACGTGCTCGTCGTCGACACGGCGCACGGCCACCAGGAGGGGATGCTGCGCGCGCTGCGCGCCGTCGCCGACCTGGGGCTCGGCATCCCGATCGCCGCCGGCAACATCGTCACCGCGGAGGGCGTGCACGACCTCGTCACCGCCGGGGCCGACATCCTCAAGGTCGGCGTCGGACCGGGCGCGATGTGCACGACCCGCATGATGACCGCCGTCGGCCGGCCGCAGTTCTCCGCCGTGCTCGAGACCGCCGAGGCGGCCCGCCTCATGGGGGCGCACGTATGGGCGGACGGCGGAGTGCGCTACCCGCGCGACGTCGCCCTCGCCCTCGCGGCGGGTGCGGCATCCGTCATGATCGGCTCGTGGTTCGCAGGCACGATCGAGGCTCCCGGCGAGCTGCAGACCGATGCCTCCGGACGGGTCTACAAGGAGTCGTGGGGCATGGCCTCCACGAAGGCCGTGCACGAGCGCTTCGGGCGTCTCGACCCGTACGAGCTCGCCCGCAAGGAACTCTTCGCCGAGGGCATCTCCTCGTCGAAGATCTACCTGGACCCGCTGCGCCCGGGGCTCGAGGACCTGCTCGACATGATCACCTCGGGCGTGCGCTCGTCGTTCACCTACGCCGGCGCCTCGACGGTCGCCGAGTTCCACGACCGCGCGCGAGTGGGCCTGCAGTCCGCCGCAGGGTACGAAGAGGGCAAGGCGCTCCCCGTCAGCTGGTGA
- a CDS encoding multifunctional oxoglutarate decarboxylase/oxoglutarate dehydrogenase thiamine pyrophosphate-binding subunit/dihydrolipoyllysine-residue succinyltransferase subunit yields MSSQVTGLGVSNEGEFGANEWLVDELYEQFKIDRNSVDKAWWPVLEAYHPVDEADPAPAPTVPTQPVSEGANPPATTSIATEPRPVTAPIPVIGAQPVARTTTRPAAPQPIPAQAPKAQPSAAAEAVEDQVTVLRGMPKTLAANMDESLTVPTATSVRTVPAKLMIDNRIVINNHMSRTRGGKVSFTHLIGWAIIRALKETPSQNVFYAEIDGKPSVVAPAHVNLGIAIDLPKPDGTRALLVPSIKRADQLTFGEFLATYEDLVSRARNNKLTATDFQGTTISLTNPGGIGTVHSVPRLMKGQGCIVGAGALEYPAEFQGASDKTLNELAIGKTITLTSTYDHRVIQGAGSGEFLKKVHELLIGQRNFYEDIFAALRIPYAPIHWAADINVDLAERVDKQARVQELINSFRVRGHLMADIDPLEYVQRTHPDLEIEQHGLTFWDLDREFVTGGFGGKRTMKLRDILGVLRDSYCRTIGIEYMHIQDPEQRKWFQENVELKYQKPGHAEQLRILDKLNQAEAFETFLQTKYVGQKRFSLEGGESLIPLLDEILQGAAEAGLDGAAIGMAHRGRLNVLTNIGGKTYGQVFREFEGSVAIGSKSGSGDVKYHLGTEGTFVADGGDQLPVYLAANPSHLETVDGVLEGIVRAKQDRKPIGTFSWLPILVHGDAAFAGQGVVVETLQMSQLRGYRTGGTVHVVVNNQVGFTTTPIDARTSVYATDVAKTIQAPIFHVNGDDPEAVTRVAQLAFAYRERFHRDVVIDLVCYRRRGHNEGDDPSMTQPLMTNLIEAKRSVRRLYTEALVGRGDITEEEYEKAKQDFQNRLEIAFAETHAAETGSSPVIETDPDAVAEPAVGEPDTTGVPREVVNLIGDTFVNKPEGFTVHAKLQQLLDKRLDMSRNGSIDWGFGELLAFGSLLLEKTNVRLAGQDARRGTFVQRHSVLHDRANGQEWIPLSNLSGDQGRFWVYDSLLSEYAAMAFEYGYSVERADSLVLWEAQFGDFANGAQSVIDEFISSADQKWGQQSSVALLLPHGYEGQGPDHSSARIERYLAMCAQDNMTVARPSTPASYFHLLRRQAYARPRRPLVVFTPKAMLRLRGATSPVEDFLTGRFQPVLDDNRGIEKAAVKRVLLHSGKIHWDLRAELDKNPNPGIALVRLEQFYPAPVDELNAVVENYPDAELVWVQDEPENQGAWPFIALEVSKHLHGRTIRRISRAAAASTATGSPKVHAAEQAEIMASALTL; encoded by the coding sequence GTGTCGAGCCAGGTGACGGGCCTCGGGGTTTCGAACGAAGGAGAGTTCGGAGCCAACGAGTGGCTCGTCGACGAGCTGTACGAGCAGTTCAAAATCGACCGGAACTCCGTAGACAAGGCATGGTGGCCTGTTCTCGAGGCCTACCACCCCGTCGACGAAGCCGACCCCGCACCGGCGCCGACGGTGCCGACGCAGCCCGTGTCGGAGGGGGCGAATCCGCCCGCCACCACCTCGATCGCCACCGAGCCCCGCCCCGTCACGGCACCGATACCCGTCATCGGCGCGCAGCCCGTCGCGCGCACCACGACGCGCCCCGCCGCGCCGCAGCCGATCCCGGCGCAGGCGCCGAAGGCCCAGCCGTCGGCCGCCGCCGAGGCCGTCGAAGACCAGGTCACCGTCCTGCGCGGCATGCCGAAGACCCTCGCCGCGAACATGGACGAGTCGCTCACCGTCCCCACGGCCACGAGCGTCCGCACCGTCCCGGCGAAGCTCATGATCGACAACCGCATCGTGATCAACAACCACATGTCGCGCACGCGCGGCGGCAAGGTGAGCTTCACGCACCTGATCGGCTGGGCGATCATCCGGGCGCTCAAGGAGACGCCGAGCCAGAACGTGTTCTACGCCGAGATCGACGGCAAGCCGTCGGTCGTCGCGCCCGCGCATGTGAACCTCGGCATCGCGATCGACCTCCCCAAGCCCGACGGCACGCGCGCGCTCCTGGTGCCCAGCATCAAGCGGGCCGACCAGCTGACGTTCGGCGAGTTCCTCGCGACCTACGAAGACCTCGTCTCCCGTGCACGCAACAACAAGCTCACCGCCACCGATTTCCAGGGCACGACGATCTCGCTGACGAACCCCGGCGGCATCGGCACCGTGCACTCGGTCCCCCGGCTGATGAAGGGCCAGGGCTGCATCGTCGGGGCCGGTGCGCTCGAGTACCCCGCCGAGTTCCAGGGCGCGAGCGACAAGACGCTCAACGAGCTGGCGATCGGCAAGACGATCACGCTCACGAGCACCTACGACCACCGCGTCATCCAGGGCGCGGGCTCGGGCGAGTTCCTGAAGAAGGTGCACGAGCTGCTCATCGGCCAGCGCAACTTCTACGAAGACATCTTCGCCGCGCTGCGCATCCCCTACGCCCCGATCCACTGGGCGGCCGACATCAACGTCGACCTCGCCGAGCGCGTCGACAAGCAGGCCCGCGTCCAGGAGCTCATCAACTCGTTCCGCGTCCGCGGCCACCTCATGGCCGACATCGACCCGCTCGAGTACGTGCAGCGCACCCACCCCGATCTCGAGATCGAGCAGCACGGTCTGACGTTCTGGGACCTCGACCGCGAGTTCGTCACGGGCGGGTTCGGCGGCAAGCGCACGATGAAGCTCCGCGACATCCTCGGTGTGCTCCGCGACTCGTACTGCCGCACCATCGGCATCGAGTACATGCACATCCAGGACCCCGAGCAGCGCAAGTGGTTCCAGGAGAACGTCGAGCTCAAGTACCAGAAGCCCGGCCACGCCGAGCAGCTGCGGATCCTCGACAAGCTCAACCAGGCCGAGGCGTTCGAGACGTTCCTGCAGACGAAGTACGTGGGCCAGAAGCGCTTCAGCCTCGAGGGCGGCGAGTCGCTCATCCCCCTCCTCGACGAGATCCTCCAGGGCGCGGCCGAAGCCGGCCTCGACGGCGCGGCCATCGGCATGGCGCACCGCGGCCGACTGAACGTGCTGACCAACATCGGCGGCAAGACCTACGGACAGGTGTTCCGTGAGTTCGAGGGCTCGGTCGCGATCGGCTCGAAGAGCGGCTCCGGCGACGTCAAGTACCACCTCGGAACCGAGGGCACGTTCGTCGCCGACGGCGGCGACCAGCTCCCCGTCTACCTCGCCGCGAACCCGTCGCACCTCGAGACCGTCGACGGCGTGCTCGAGGGCATCGTGCGCGCGAAGCAGGACCGCAAGCCCATCGGCACATTCTCCTGGCTGCCGATCCTCGTGCACGGCGACGCCGCGTTCGCGGGCCAGGGCGTCGTGGTCGAGACGCTGCAGATGTCGCAGCTGCGCGGCTACCGCACCGGCGGCACCGTGCACGTGGTCGTCAACAATCAGGTCGGCTTCACCACCACCCCGATCGATGCGCGGACGTCTGTGTACGCCACCGACGTCGCCAAGACGATCCAGGCGCCGATCTTCCACGTGAACGGCGACGACCCCGAGGCCGTCACTCGGGTGGCGCAGCTCGCGTTCGCGTACCGCGAGCGATTCCACCGGGATGTCGTCATCGACCTCGTCTGCTACCGCCGGCGCGGCCACAACGAGGGCGACGACCCTTCTATGACGCAGCCGCTCATGACGAACCTCATCGAGGCGAAGCGCTCGGTGCGTCGCCTGTACACCGAGGCTCTCGTCGGCCGCGGAGACATCACCGAGGAGGAGTACGAGAAGGCCAAGCAGGACTTCCAGAACCGCCTCGAGATCGCCTTCGCCGAGACGCACGCCGCCGAGACCGGCTCCTCGCCGGTCATCGAGACCGATCCGGATGCCGTCGCCGAGCCCGCCGTCGGCGAGCCCGACACCACCGGGGTCCCGCGTGAGGTCGTGAACCTGATCGGCGACACGTTCGTCAACAAGCCCGAGGGCTTCACGGTGCACGCGAAGCTGCAGCAGCTCCTCGACAAGCGTCTCGACATGAGCCGCAACGGATCGATCGACTGGGGCTTCGGCGAGCTGCTCGCCTTCGGCTCGCTTCTCCTCGAGAAGACGAACGTCCGCCTCGCCGGCCAGGATGCCCGGCGCGGGACGTTCGTGCAGCGCCACTCGGTGCTCCACGACCGCGCGAACGGCCAGGAGTGGATCCCGCTCTCGAACCTGTCGGGCGACCAGGGCCGGTTCTGGGTCTACGACTCGCTGCTGAGCGAGTACGCGGCCATGGCGTTCGAGTACGGCTACTCGGTCGAGCGCGCTGACTCGCTGGTGCTGTGGGAGGCCCAGTTCGGCGACTTCGCCAACGGCGCCCAGTCGGTCATCGACGAGTTCATCTCGTCGGCCGATCAGAAGTGGGGCCAGCAGTCGAGCGTCGCCCTGCTCCTCCCCCACGGCTACGAGGGCCAAGGACCCGACCACTCGTCGGCGCGCATCGAGCGCTACCTGGCGATGTGCGCGCAGGACAACATGACCGTGGCTCGCCCGTCGACGCCCGCGTCGTACTTCCACCTGCTGCGTCGTCAGGCCTACGCCCGTCCGCGACGCCCGCTCGTGGTCTTCACGCCCAAAGCGATGCTCCGCCTGCGCGGCGCGACCAGCCCCGTCGAGGACTTCCTGACCGGACGCTTCCAGCCCGTGCTCGACGACAATCGCGGTATCGAGAAGGCGGCCGTCAAGCGCGTCCTCCTGCACTCGGGCAAGATCCACTGGGATCTGCGCGCCGAGCTCGACAAGAACCCGAACCCCGGGATCGCACTCGTGCGTCTCGAGCAGTTCTACCCGGCTCCCGTCGACGAGCTCAACGCGGTGGTGGAGAACTACCCCGACGCAGAGCTGGTGTGGGTGCAGGACGAGCCCGAGAACCAGGGTGCGTGGCCGTTCATCGCGCTCGAGGTGAGCAAGCACCTGCACGGGCGCACGATCCGCCGCATCTCGCGCGCCGCCGCGGCGTCGACCGCGACGGGCTCGCCTAAGGTGCACGCGGCCGAGCAGGCCGAGATCATGGCGTCGGCGCTGACCCTCTAG
- a CDS encoding APC family permease, which produces MTSPDHASPAPRGGLGVVQGTALYIASVLGTGLLVLPGLAAEAAGPASIVAVLAVIGLSVPLAGTFAVLAARYPDPGGVASYVRRALGGTAARMTGYWFMFGVCAGAPVVAVLGGEYVVAAAGIDRGMVPIIALAILVPPFAANAFGVRVAGWVQFVLTALLLAVVVGVVSLAAPAVEPQNFAPFLPSGWAGVGTAISLFVWAFAGWEVGTHISGEFRDPRRAIPIGTAIALVVTGVCYLVLQIITVGALGDSAGDGAVPLLELARLGSPGFGAAAVGAIAAIVALGVMNAYLAAFAKLGASLALNRDLPRWFSAGAESGAVPRRALALTGVVVLLYFSLMLWSGLELTPFILVHTSSMVAIYAVGMVAAVRLLRRGTAGWWMAVIAAVLCAGMLVLAIGSLLPAAALAAAAGAVTVVRRVRRARTPADLDAGEAKTADAGAGRTSALEAVAPRADVTAVD; this is translated from the coding sequence ATGACCTCGCCCGACCACGCATCGCCCGCCCCGCGCGGGGGCCTCGGCGTCGTGCAGGGCACGGCCCTGTACATCGCCTCCGTGCTCGGCACCGGACTCCTCGTGCTGCCCGGCCTCGCGGCCGAGGCCGCCGGGCCGGCGAGCATCGTCGCCGTTCTCGCCGTGATCGGGCTCTCCGTCCCGCTGGCGGGCACGTTCGCCGTGCTCGCAGCGCGGTACCCCGATCCGGGCGGCGTGGCGAGCTACGTCCGCCGCGCGCTCGGCGGCACGGCCGCCCGCATGACGGGGTACTGGTTCATGTTCGGCGTCTGCGCGGGCGCTCCGGTCGTCGCCGTCCTCGGCGGCGAGTACGTCGTCGCCGCCGCGGGGATCGACCGCGGCATGGTCCCGATCATCGCACTGGCGATCCTGGTTCCGCCGTTCGCCGCCAATGCGTTCGGGGTCCGCGTCGCGGGCTGGGTGCAGTTCGTGCTCACCGCCCTGCTCCTCGCCGTCGTCGTCGGGGTCGTCTCGCTCGCGGCGCCGGCCGTGGAGCCGCAGAACTTCGCGCCCTTCCTGCCGAGCGGCTGGGCCGGCGTGGGCACCGCCATCAGCCTGTTCGTGTGGGCGTTCGCGGGATGGGAGGTCGGCACGCACATCTCGGGCGAGTTCCGCGACCCGCGCCGCGCCATCCCGATCGGAACGGCCATCGCGCTCGTGGTGACCGGCGTCTGCTACCTCGTGCTGCAGATCATCACGGTCGGCGCCCTGGGCGACTCCGCCGGCGACGGCGCCGTGCCGCTCCTCGAACTCGCCCGGCTCGGCTCACCCGGATTCGGCGCCGCCGCGGTCGGAGCCATTGCCGCGATCGTCGCGCTGGGCGTCATGAACGCCTACCTCGCCGCATTCGCGAAGCTCGGGGCATCCCTCGCGCTGAACCGGGATCTGCCGCGCTGGTTCTCCGCCGGGGCGGAGTCCGGCGCCGTGCCGCGACGGGCGCTCGCGCTCACGGGTGTCGTGGTGCTCCTGTACTTCTCACTCATGCTCTGGTCGGGACTCGAGCTGACGCCGTTCATCCTGGTCCACACGAGCAGCATGGTCGCGATCTACGCCGTCGGCATGGTCGCCGCCGTGCGCCTGCTCCGACGCGGCACGGCCGGATGGTGGATGGCCGTCATCGCCGCCGTGCTCTGCGCGGGCATGCTCGTGCTCGCGATCGGCTCGCTGCTGCCGGCCGCCGCCCTCGCCGCCGCCGCCGGCGCCGTCACGGTCGTGCGCCGCGTGCGGCGCGCACGCACCCCCGCGGACCTCGACGCCGGCGAGGCGAAGACGGCGGATGCCGGGGCCGGACGCACGTCGGCCCTGGAAGCGGTCGCTCCCAGGGCCGACGTGACGGCGGTCGACTGA
- a CDS encoding glycerol-3-phosphate dehydrogenase/oxidase, whose amino-acid sequence MIPRIVGRTPQPSALSAGRRARELDALAADPVVDVLVIGGGATGAGIALDAASRGLRTVLVERRDLAHGTSRWSSKLIHGGLRYLASGQLGIAHESAAERHLLMTRLAPHLTRPLAQVVPLYAPGHVSRGAYLGLGYGLGDGLRRFVGTPGDVLAPPGPIGRAETLRLVPAVDPDGLRGGVRGWDGQLLDDARLVVAIARTAAGYGASVLTRVEAVSAGGDAAVLRDAITGSEIRVRARAVVSATGVWAGELDPSVRLRPSRGTHLVVPADVLGGADASLTVPVPGSSSRFVFTLPAPHGRAYIGLTDVPAPGPLPEEPHATEDEIDTLLATVNTVLARPLVRDDVIATFAGLRPLLAGAEGGGGDDATSDLSRRHAILEGPSGVLSVVGGKLTTYRRMAQDAVDAVAERRFGGVDLPGSLTRGIPLTGAWPRQRLGGIAAPARLVRRYGAEAPFAASLPDGPGASCGVTPQELEWGVVVEGALTIDDLLDRRTRLGLVGADRDASTDAAAAAFERAGVDPI is encoded by the coding sequence GTGATCCCTCGCATCGTCGGCCGGACGCCGCAGCCCTCCGCGCTGAGCGCCGGTCGCCGTGCCCGCGAGCTCGACGCGCTCGCCGCCGACCCGGTGGTCGACGTCCTCGTCATCGGGGGCGGGGCGACGGGCGCCGGGATCGCGCTGGATGCCGCATCCCGAGGCCTGCGGACGGTGCTCGTCGAGCGGCGCGACCTCGCCCACGGCACGAGCCGGTGGAGCTCCAAGCTCATCCACGGCGGCCTGCGCTACCTCGCATCCGGCCAGCTCGGGATCGCGCACGAGAGCGCGGCCGAACGACACCTGCTCATGACCCGCCTCGCGCCGCACCTCACACGCCCGCTCGCCCAGGTCGTGCCGCTCTACGCTCCCGGCCACGTCTCGCGCGGCGCCTACCTGGGGCTCGGCTACGGTCTCGGCGACGGTCTGCGCCGCTTCGTCGGCACGCCGGGAGACGTCCTCGCCCCGCCCGGCCCGATCGGCCGCGCCGAGACGCTGCGCCTCGTGCCCGCCGTGGATCCCGATGGCCTCCGCGGCGGCGTGCGCGGGTGGGATGGGCAGCTCCTCGACGACGCCCGACTGGTCGTCGCGATCGCCCGCACGGCCGCCGGGTACGGGGCATCCGTCCTCACCCGCGTCGAAGCGGTGTCGGCCGGCGGCGACGCCGCCGTACTGCGGGACGCGATCACCGGATCGGAGATCCGCGTGCGCGCCCGCGCCGTCGTGAGCGCGACCGGCGTGTGGGCGGGCGAGCTCGACCCGTCGGTCCGGCTCCGGCCGAGCCGCGGCACCCACCTCGTCGTCCCCGCCGACGTCCTCGGCGGAGCGGACGCGTCGCTGACCGTCCCCGTGCCGGGCTCGTCGAGCAGATTCGTGTTCACACTCCCCGCACCGCACGGGCGTGCCTACATCGGGCTCACCGACGTCCCGGCCCCGGGCCCGCTGCCCGAAGAGCCGCACGCGACCGAGGACGAGATCGACACGCTCCTTGCGACCGTGAACACGGTGCTCGCCCGGCCCCTCGTCCGTGACGACGTGATCGCGACGTTCGCGGGTCTCCGGCCGCTGCTGGCGGGGGCGGAGGGAGGTGGCGGCGACGACGCGACGAGCGACCTGTCGCGTCGCCACGCCATCCTCGAAGGCCCTTCGGGCGTGCTGAGCGTCGTCGGCGGCAAGCTCACCACGTACCGCCGGATGGCACAGGACGCCGTCGACGCGGTCGCCGAACGTCGCTTCGGCGGCGTCGATCTCCCCGGATCGCTCACGCGCGGCATCCCGCTGACCGGCGCGTGGCCGCGTCAGCGGCTGGGCGGCATCGCCGCGCCGGCGCGCCTCGTCCGCCGCTACGGCGCCGAGGCTCCGTTCGCCGCGAGCCTGCCCGACGGGCCCGGCGCGTCGTGCGGCGTCACCCCGCAGGAGCTGGAGTGGGGCGTGGTGGTCGAAGGCGCGCTGACGATCGACGACCTGCTCGACCGTCGCACGCGCCTGGGCCTCGTCGGAGCCGACCGAGATGCGTCGACGGATGCCGCGGCCGCCGCCTTCGAGCGGGCGGGCGTCGACCCGATCTGA
- a CDS encoding TetR/AcrR family transcriptional regulator, producing MADGVTETETAILDAALAEVLAHGIRRTTASDIARRGGIARQTLYRYWPDAQSIFAALVTRELVAVLPADAPEADDLDGMVRLLVETADRIRRLPLVDRLRDTDPELFARYILDRLGTSQRAIHAETARRLAAGQRAGVVRDGDPARLAAMVLLVAQSAVQSAPLVAEWLPDEAWRAELGRALAGYLRPEAS from the coding sequence ATGGCCGATGGTGTGACCGAGACGGAGACCGCGATCCTCGACGCGGCGCTGGCCGAAGTGCTGGCGCACGGCATCCGCCGGACGACGGCATCCGACATCGCCCGCCGCGGCGGGATCGCCCGCCAGACCCTCTATCGGTACTGGCCCGACGCGCAGTCGATCTTCGCCGCCCTCGTCACCCGCGAGCTGGTCGCGGTGCTGCCGGCCGATGCGCCCGAGGCGGACGATCTGGACGGCATGGTCCGGCTTCTCGTCGAGACCGCCGACCGCATCCGGCGCCTCCCGCTCGTCGACCGGCTGCGCGACACCGACCCCGAGCTGTTCGCGAGGTACATCCTCGACCGGCTCGGAACGAGCCAGCGCGCGATCCACGCGGAGACGGCGCGGCGGCTCGCCGCCGGGCAGCGCGCGGGCGTCGTGCGCGACGGCGATCCCGCCCGGCTCGCGGCGATGGTGCTCCTCGTCGCACAGTCCGCCGTACAGTCGGCGCCACTGGTCGCGGAGTGGCTGCCCGACGAGGCGTGGCGCGCCGAGCTGGGCCGCGCCCTGGCCGGCTACCTGCGTCCGGAGGCATCGTGA
- a CDS encoding FAD-binding oxidoreductase produces MTATAHSGPPPRPLAVPEPRPRSMWDAWGNEPARLPAGAKAIIATLLPGKAHPVPRRDHPTLTPSRLTDADLAALAQVVGDAHASRDDGVRGLHLGGKSTPDLLRRRRDDLQSAPDAVVSPADHAEVASLLAICDERGLAVVPFGGGTSVVGGVDPETGAHRAVISLDLARTAALLDLDETSLLATLGAGTTGPQAEELLGARGYTLGHFPQSFEFASIGGYAATRSSGQASRGYGRFDDLVHALRVATPAGDLALGRAPASAAGPDLRELFLGSEGAFGVLTEVTVRIVPVPAATAYGAWTFPDFASGAAALREATQRGIRPTVLRLSDETETRVNAAMGGHLTRLRGCLALATFEGAGTAAAQATRASLNAVFAAHGAKPRGEDPARSWERGRFASPALRDTLMDSGILAETLETAATWTELPALKAAVTAALTGSLAAAGTTPIVLCHISHVYPAGASLYFTVVAALTDDPAAQWAGAKDAASRAIGDAHGTITHHHAVGRDHLPYLEAEIGPLGAEILRAVKSVVDPRGIMNPGALVQAAASSSPLTGDDA; encoded by the coding sequence ATGACGGCGACGGCGCACTCAGGTCCACCCCCACGCCCGCTGGCCGTGCCGGAACCGCGCCCGCGTTCGATGTGGGATGCGTGGGGGAACGAGCCCGCGCGGCTCCCGGCCGGCGCGAAGGCCATCATCGCGACCCTGCTTCCCGGCAAGGCGCACCCCGTCCCTCGCCGCGACCACCCCACGCTGACGCCGTCACGGCTCACTGACGCAGACCTGGCGGCCCTCGCGCAGGTCGTGGGCGACGCGCACGCCTCGCGCGACGACGGTGTGCGCGGTCTGCACCTGGGCGGCAAGAGCACGCCCGACCTGCTCAGACGCCGGCGCGACGACCTGCAGTCGGCGCCCGACGCCGTCGTTTCGCCCGCCGATCACGCCGAGGTCGCGTCCCTCCTGGCGATCTGCGACGAGCGCGGCCTCGCCGTCGTGCCGTTCGGGGGAGGCACGTCCGTCGTCGGCGGCGTCGACCCCGAGACCGGCGCCCACCGTGCCGTGATCTCGCTCGACCTCGCCCGCACGGCCGCTCTCCTCGACCTCGACGAGACGTCGCTGCTGGCAACCCTGGGCGCCGGGACGACCGGACCCCAGGCCGAGGAGCTCCTCGGCGCCCGCGGCTACACGCTCGGCCATTTCCCGCAGAGCTTCGAGTTCGCCTCGATCGGCGGGTACGCCGCGACGCGATCGAGCGGCCAGGCGTCCCGAGGGTACGGCCGGTTCGACGACCTCGTGCACGCGCTCCGCGTGGCGACGCCCGCCGGCGACCTCGCCCTCGGCCGGGCCCCCGCGAGCGCCGCAGGACCCGACCTCCGCGAGCTCTTCCTCGGCTCGGAGGGCGCGTTCGGCGTGCTGACCGAGGTCACCGTGCGCATCGTGCCCGTTCCCGCCGCGACCGCGTACGGCGCCTGGACGTTCCCCGACTTCGCGTCGGGAGCGGCCGCCCTCCGGGAGGCGACGCAGCGCGGCATCCGCCCCACGGTGCTGCGCCTCAGCGACGAGACCGAGACGCGCGTGAACGCCGCGATGGGCGGGCACCTCACGCGGCTGCGCGGATGCCTCGCCCTCGCCACCTTCGAAGGCGCCGGCACCGCGGCCGCGCAGGCGACACGTGCCTCGCTCAACGCCGTGTTCGCCGCGCACGGCGCCAAGCCGCGCGGGGAGGATCCCGCACGCTCGTGGGAGCGCGGGCGCTTCGCCTCCCCCGCGCTGCGCGACACGCTCATGGACTCGGGAATCCTCGCGGAGACGCTCGAGACGGCGGCGACGTGGACGGAGCTGCCCGCCCTCAAGGCCGCGGTCACGGCAGCGCTCACCGGCAGTCTCGCGGCCGCCGGCACCACGCCGATCGTGCTCTGTCACATCTCGCACGTCTATCCCGCAGGCGCCTCGCTGTACTTCACCGTCGTGGCGGCGCTGACCGACGATCCTGCGGCCCAGTGGGCCGGGGCGAAGGATGCCGCGTCCCGCGCCATCGGCGACGCGCACGGGACGATCACCCATCACCACGCCGTGGGCCGCGACCACCTCCCCTACCTCGAGGCCGAGATCGGTCCGCTCGGAGCCGAGATCCTGCGCGCGGTCAAGTCGGTCGTCGACCCGCGCGGGATCATGAACCCCGGCGCCCTCGTGCAGGCGGCCGCGTCGTCGTCGCCTCTCACCGGCGACGACGCATGA